The Faecalibacter sp. LW9 genome has a segment encoding these proteins:
- the hisF gene encoding imidazole glycerol phosphate synthase subunit HisF — MLKKRIIPCLDIKDGRTVKGVNFVGLRDAGDPVELAKKYVEEGADELVFLDITATIEKRKTLAEMVEKIAAAINIPFTVGGGINSVEDASVVIQAGADKVSVNSSAVKNPQLVADLAARFGSQCVVVAVDTRDVNGTQRVFVSGGKIETEWKTLDWIKKVEELGAGEILLTSMDGDGTKAGFKIDITKAVADAVNLPVIASGGAGKMEHFTEVFTETKASGGLAASIFHFGEIPIPTLKNYLKKQNIPIR, encoded by the coding sequence GTGTTAAAAAAAAGAATCATCCCCTGTCTCGACATCAAAGATGGAAGAACAGTAAAAGGAGTTAATTTTGTTGGATTACGCGATGCCGGAGATCCAGTAGAATTGGCCAAGAAATATGTAGAAGAAGGCGCTGACGAATTGGTGTTTTTGGATATTACAGCGACAATTGAAAAACGTAAAACTTTAGCTGAAATGGTTGAAAAAATTGCGGCAGCGATTAATATTCCATTTACAGTGGGAGGCGGAATCAATTCAGTAGAAGATGCTTCGGTTGTAATCCAAGCAGGTGCAGATAAAGTTTCAGTAAATTCTTCTGCGGTAAAAAATCCTCAACTGGTAGCTGATTTAGCCGCTCGTTTTGGTTCGCAATGTGTCGTTGTTGCAGTAGATACTCGCGACGTCAACGGAACGCAAAGAGTGTTTGTCAGTGGTGGAAAAATTGAAACCGAATGGAAAACGTTAGATTGGATAAAGAAAGTGGAAGAATTAGGAGCTGGTGAAATTCTATTAACCTCAATGGATGGAGATGGAACAAAAGCTGGTTTCAAAATTGATATTACAAAAGCGGTTGCAGATGCAGTAAATCTTCCGGTAATTGCTTCTGGTGGAGCAGGAAAAATGGAACACTTTACTGAAGTTTTTACCGAAACAAAAGCAAGTGGAGGGTTAGCGGCAAGTATTTTTCACTTTGGTGAAATTCCGATTCCGACGCTTAAAAATTATTTAAAAAAACAAAACATTCCGATACGATGA
- a CDS encoding DUF2490 domain-containing protein — MNKLFFIALFLFVLSSAQAQLSPPGLGDTNGASWFALGMKQDLNEKMESMTYVGLGLKSDEENYNITSKPAIIVINQEFYHQLDKHWKVSYALSYRKQMEYSMDDDIEKISTQNEMRIYGRVAYSTSIGKVKLTQTARQEARKFVDHYWQNIDEPIQLRSRLKSQISVPIDSENHHTITGGTEILFATSKHNLSKEWSRFKYKESRFTLFYTLRPQNTPLAISLGYMNNLIEKNATHSTHYASIDITWENPFHIFS; from the coding sequence TTGAATAAATTATTTTTTATTGCCCTTTTTTTATTTGTTTTATCATCTGCTCAGGCTCAATTATCTCCTCCTGGTTTGGGCGATACCAATGGTGCAAGTTGGTTTGCATTAGGAATGAAACAAGATTTGAATGAAAAGATGGAATCAATGACGTATGTTGGATTAGGTTTAAAGAGTGATGAAGAGAATTACAACATTACATCAAAGCCAGCAATCATTGTGATAAATCAAGAATTTTATCACCAATTGGATAAACATTGGAAAGTGTCTTATGCCTTAAGTTATCGTAAACAAATGGAATATTCGATGGATGATGATATCGAAAAAATATCGACACAAAATGAAATGAGAATTTATGGACGTGTGGCGTATTCTACTTCAATAGGTAAAGTCAAATTAACACAAACAGCACGACAAGAAGCTCGTAAATTTGTCGATCATTATTGGCAAAATATAGATGAACCTATACAATTGCGTTCTCGTTTAAAATCACAAATTTCAGTTCCGATTGATTCAGAAAATCATCATACGATTACAGGAGGTACAGAAATTCTGTTTGCAACGAGTAAACATAATTTATCCAAGGAATGGAGTCGTTTTAAATATAAAGAATCACGTTTTACCTTGTTTTATACTTTGAGACCACAGAACACTCCGTTGGCTATTAGTTTAGGATATATGAATAATTTAATTGAAAAAAATGCTACACATAGCACACATTATGCTTCCATAGATATTACATGGGAAAATCCGTTTCATATATTTTCATAA
- a CDS encoding PepSY-like domain-containing protein: protein MKKLVSLVMLTIGMFVFAQNQVIKLNQLPVTGQQFIQTYFGSKNVSAVILDDDIIKEEYEVILTNGTKIEFDGSGNWKEVDGKRNSIPTGFAPKAIANYVRKSFPNTGIKKIEKIRL, encoded by the coding sequence ATGAAAAAGTTAGTAAGCCTTGTAATGTTAACAATTGGAATGTTTGTTTTTGCACAAAATCAAGTGATTAAATTGAATCAATTACCTGTAACAGGACAACAGTTTATTCAAACTTATTTTGGTTCTAAAAATGTAAGTGCAGTAATTTTAGATGATGATATCATTAAAGAAGAATACGAAGTTATCTTAACCAATGGTACAAAAATAGAATTTGATGGAAGTGGAAATTGGAAAGAAGTGGATGGAAAAAGAAACTCGATTCCAACAGGTTTTGCGCCTAAAGCGATAGCGAATTATGTACGAAAAAGTTTTCCAAATACAGGAATTAAAAAAATAGAAAAGATTCGGTTATGA
- a CDS encoding TonB-dependent receptor, with product MFKNSTLAIFLFLSVVTNAQHKISGTVYDENNEVVRSSQIKLLNKKTKRYTQTGADGKYAFDDLANGEYKLIVIRGKVEETFLLKVSDKDFDYNIHLSDASDIKLNQVNIVKLKSVKNELEKQGFAMNVIETAEAATRNIQTNELLDRTVGIKVRQNGGLGARVDYNLNGMSGNSVSVFIDGLPLSTYGSSFNLESIPPALIERIEVYKGVIPGHLSDDAMGGAINVVLKKGARNTLNASISYGSFNTTQSNVFGFYRAKSGFTTKVSGFYNYSDNDYKVSGDHVYNILPNGRHEYITAKRFNDAYESYGGRIEVGFSDVKWADQFMISYNRSNDYNEIQHGQYMTTPYKGRFSESEGNVLGMTYEKKDLFLDGLKLNLNVSYSKNNEVINDTVKYRYNWDGNVALGLDGNPILSPTGAQQGAPTINHLNREIITGRSILSYQISKNHNITLNNYLYVFDRTDRDDMKSELERSFLGTRDLTKTISTIAYDFRAFNNKFKLNAFFKHYNQRTDKMDPKLVIDANGNATRIEEKSTNNFNTNGYGFASSYQISDGITALLSAERAVRMPNDRELFGDPGDNLAGSISLKPEVSDNLNIGAKLGPYKVKSHTFSASVSGFVRDTKDKLMRRISTRVNDALEVLPMENLGKSQAIGYEFELGYKYGRNFNALINFSQFNSLYKIKYDAQGNQLQYYNQQIPTEPFFNGNANLQYTFNDLFQKKSRLSLNYNFAYVKAFETLWQTGGVGGSRKNPDQTAHDFGLSYAFPNKKFIVSFDARNIFDERLFDNYAVQKPGRSFYLKLNYTINKF from the coding sequence ATGTTTAAGAATTCGACACTTGCAATATTTTTGTTTTTATCTGTTGTTACAAATGCCCAACATAAAATTTCGGGTACTGTTTACGATGAAAATAATGAAGTTGTAAGATCTTCTCAAATTAAATTACTAAATAAAAAAACTAAACGTTATACGCAAACAGGAGCAGATGGAAAATATGCTTTTGATGATTTAGCTAACGGTGAATATAAATTAATCGTTATACGTGGTAAAGTAGAAGAAACGTTTCTTCTTAAGGTTTCAGATAAAGATTTTGATTACAATATCCATTTAAGCGATGCGTCTGATATTAAATTAAATCAGGTGAACATTGTAAAACTAAAATCTGTAAAAAATGAACTAGAAAAACAAGGTTTTGCAATGAATGTGATTGAAACTGCAGAAGCAGCGACAAGAAATATTCAAACGAATGAATTATTAGATCGTACGGTAGGAATTAAAGTTCGTCAGAACGGTGGACTTGGAGCTCGTGTAGATTATAATTTAAATGGAATGTCTGGAAATTCGGTAAGTGTATTTATCGATGGTCTTCCATTATCCACTTATGGTTCATCTTTTAACTTGGAAAGTATTCCACCAGCTTTAATCGAGCGTATTGAAGTGTACAAAGGTGTAATTCCGGGACACTTAAGTGATGATGCAATGGGAGGAGCGATTAATGTTGTTTTAAAGAAAGGTGCTCGCAATACTTTAAATGCTTCGATTTCTTATGGATCATTTAATACAACACAATCTAATGTGTTTGGTTTTTATCGTGCAAAATCAGGATTTACAACTAAAGTTTCTGGTTTTTATAATTATTCTGATAATGATTATAAAGTATCTGGAGATCATGTTTATAATATTTTGCCAAACGGAAGACATGAGTACATTACTGCAAAACGCTTTAATGATGCGTATGAATCGTATGGTGGTCGTATAGAAGTTGGTTTTTCGGATGTTAAATGGGCAGATCAGTTTATGATTTCATATAATCGTTCAAATGATTACAATGAAATTCAACACGGTCAATACATGACGACTCCTTATAAAGGTCGATTTAGCGAGTCTGAAGGAAATGTTTTAGGAATGACTTATGAGAAAAAAGATTTATTCTTAGATGGTTTAAAATTAAATTTAAATGTTTCTTACAGTAAAAACAACGAGGTTATAAATGATACGGTTAAATACCGCTATAATTGGGATGGAAATGTAGCATTAGGATTAGATGGAAATCCAATTTTAAGTCCTACAGGTGCTCAACAAGGTGCTCCAACAATCAATCATTTGAATCGTGAAATTATTACAGGTCGATCAATTTTATCGTATCAAATTTCTAAAAATCACAATATTACTTTAAATAACTATCTCTATGTTTTTGATCGTACGGATCGTGATGATATGAAATCTGAATTGGAACGTTCTTTCTTAGGTACAAGAGATTTAACTAAGACAATTTCGACGATTGCTTATGATTTTAGAGCGTTTAATAACAAATTTAAATTAAATGCTTTCTTCAAACATTACAATCAACGTACAGATAAGATGGATCCTAAATTGGTTATTGATGCCAATGGTAATGCTACTCGAATAGAAGAAAAATCAACAAATAATTTTAACACGAATGGTTATGGTTTCGCATCTTCTTATCAAATTTCAGATGGAATTACAGCGTTATTATCTGCTGAACGAGCTGTAAGAATGCCAAATGATCGCGAATTATTTGGTGATCCAGGAGATAATCTTGCAGGATCAATCTCATTAAAACCTGAAGTTTCGGACAACTTAAATATCGGTGCGAAATTAGGACCTTATAAAGTAAAATCGCATACTTTTTCAGCTTCTGTATCTGGATTTGTACGTGATACAAAAGATAAATTAATGCGTAGAATTAGTACGCGTGTTAATGATGCTTTAGAGGTACTTCCGATGGAAAACTTAGGTAAATCGCAAGCCATAGGATATGAATTTGAATTAGGTTATAAATATGGTCGAAACTTTAATGCTTTGATTAATTTCTCTCAATTCAATTCATTATATAAAATAAAATACGACGCTCAAGGCAATCAGTTACAATATTATAATCAACAAATTCCTACAGAACCATTTTTTAATGGAAATGCCAATTTACAATATACGTTTAATGATTTATTTCAAAAGAAATCACGTTTAAGCTTAAATTATAACTTCGCTTACGTTAAAGCATTTGAAACGTTATGGCAAACTGGAGGAGTAGGAGGTTCTCGTAAAAATCCAGATCAAACAGCCCATGATTTTGGATTGAGTTATGCCTTCCCAAACAAGAAATTTATCGTCAGCTTTGATGCACGTAATATTTTCGACGAACGACTATTTGATAACTATGCAGTTCAAAAACCTGGACGTTCGTTTTACCTAAAACTAAATTATACAATTAATAAATTCTAA
- a CDS encoding ankyrin repeat domain-containing protein produces the protein MKKLFITVAVLVASFLQAQTNTLMDAGFWKKNPTVETVKTEISKGNSPSQQNGGFFDPVVIAINNKADFDVLKFLIEQDGNAVDKKTHHSRIYLQWAAAAGNLELVNYLLAKGSDVHYKDSHGDDVITYAASAGNKNLAVYDALIKAGANPKVKNEDGTNIIMESIANDTDLKIAEYFVSKGVSLTEKDNFGRTVADYSTKVGNLEILDLLAAKGVKPTDQALFFATQGSRMKENGVEVFKTLVEKYKLNPKALNPQGQSLLHALSRRGNSEIINYVISKGADAKVVDKAGNTALMVAAAGKNTDLINLFLSKSNNVNAVNSNGESALTKAVASGTPEIVTLLIDKGAKTDIKDKEGNNLASYWFNSFKPNDETFAQKQEILAKAKIDFKATQQKGSTLLHLAVDKGDNALVKKAIELGVNINAQDEDGNTALHKAALVAKDDAILKTLVAAGANKNLKTEFEETAYELAAQNEFLKKNNVSIDFLK, from the coding sequence ATGAAAAAATTATTCATTACAGTTGCCGTATTAGTTGCTTCATTTTTACAAGCACAAACTAATACTTTGATGGATGCTGGATTTTGGAAAAAGAATCCAACAGTTGAAACAGTAAAAACTGAAATTTCAAAAGGAAATAGTCCATCTCAACAAAATGGAGGATTTTTTGATCCTGTGGTGATAGCGATAAATAATAAAGCAGATTTTGATGTTTTAAAATTTTTAATTGAACAAGATGGAAATGCTGTGGATAAAAAAACACACCATTCTCGCATTTATTTACAATGGGCTGCTGCTGCAGGTAATTTAGAATTAGTCAATTATTTATTAGCAAAAGGTTCTGATGTTCACTACAAAGACAGCCACGGTGATGATGTGATTACATACGCAGCAAGTGCTGGAAACAAGAATTTAGCGGTTTATGATGCCTTAATCAAAGCAGGTGCTAATCCTAAAGTAAAAAACGAAGATGGTACAAACATAATTATGGAGTCTATCGCAAATGATACGGATTTAAAAATTGCAGAATACTTTGTTTCTAAAGGTGTTTCATTAACGGAGAAAGATAACTTCGGACGTACAGTCGCTGACTATTCTACGAAAGTTGGGAATTTAGAAATCTTAGATTTATTAGCTGCTAAAGGTGTCAAACCTACAGATCAAGCTTTATTCTTCGCAACGCAAGGCTCTAGAATGAAAGAAAATGGAGTTGAAGTTTTCAAAACTTTAGTTGAAAAATATAAATTAAATCCAAAAGCTCTAAACCCTCAAGGTCAATCATTATTACACGCCTTATCTCGTCGTGGAAATTCAGAAATCATCAATTATGTAATTTCTAAAGGAGCTGATGCTAAAGTAGTAGATAAAGCAGGCAACACCGCATTAATGGTGGCTGCTGCCGGAAAAAACACAGATTTAATCAATTTATTCTTATCAAAATCTAACAATGTTAATGCTGTAAACTCTAATGGAGAATCGGCTTTGACAAAGGCGGTAGCATCTGGAACTCCTGAAATCGTAACTTTATTAATCGATAAAGGTGCAAAAACGGATATCAAGGATAAAGAAGGTAATAATTTAGCATCATATTGGTTCAATTCTTTCAAACCAAATGATGAAACATTTGCACAAAAACAAGAAATATTAGCAAAGGCGAAGATAGATTTTAAAGCTACTCAACAAAAAGGTTCGACATTATTGCATTTAGCCGTAGATAAAGGTGATAACGCTTTAGTAAAGAAAGCAATTGAATTAGGAGTAAATATTAATGCACAAGACGAAGACGGGAATACAGCTTTACACAAAGCGGCTTTAGTGGCAAAAGATGATGCAATTTTAAAAACATTAGTAGCTGCGGGAGCAAATAAAAATTTAAAAACTGAATTTGAGGAAACGGCTTACGAATTAGCTGCTCAAAACGAATTTTTAAAGAAAAATAATGTATCGATTGACTTCTTAAAATAA
- a CDS encoding DUF2271 domain-containing protein, whose amino-acid sequence MATATFAQTTKYKTMIQMQNYTGKEAYIVVSLINPKGQYEKTLGVLGKDNEWYNTLKEWDKFNKKKKEKLNGITGASVAGGARATRVIEFDTAKLNKGYKIRFESAVETQKYVVKDAEIALTSAALDNKAGIKGTEYIKAVRFIKVQ is encoded by the coding sequence ATGGCTACTGCCACTTTTGCTCAAACAACGAAATACAAAACAATGATTCAAATGCAGAATTACACGGGTAAGGAAGCTTACATTGTAGTTTCTTTAATCAATCCTAAAGGACAATACGAAAAAACTTTAGGAGTTTTAGGAAAAGATAATGAATGGTATAACACGTTAAAAGAGTGGGATAAATTCAATAAAAAGAAAAAAGAAAAATTAAACGGAATTACAGGAGCATCTGTGGCAGGTGGCGCAAGAGCAACACGTGTGATCGAATTTGATACAGCGAAATTAAATAAAGGGTATAAAATCCGTTTTGAATCTGCTGTTGAAACACAAAAGTACGTGGTAAAAGATGCTGAAATTGCATTAACATCTGCGGCATTAGACAATAAAGCAGGAATTAAAGGAACAGAATACATTAAAGCCGTACGTTTTATTAAAGTTCAGTAA
- a CDS encoding PepSY domain-containing protein, with product MILSIWRYAHLALALISSAFLLILSTTGVILAVDAINEKSPAYKVENFENITLAQVLPTLRENYFEIIEIKVDHNDFVTIDAMDEDGNPIQSYIDPHTGKNIGKIVPKSNFINWTTALHRSLFLKETGRAIVGVVSFLLLLISVSGLILVIQRQQGILNFFTKVNKDSFAQYFHVVTGRWLLIPIVIIGLTGTFIFLARLEPLVGQPKEIEHQVKENLPAKGLSEIEFFQNTKLSSVERIEFPFIPEDEAEPFIVHLRKKSVTINQVNGEIMTESFHPYSAVVEKFNIDLHTGRTNVIWAAILGIASLNIVFFIWSGFVITFKRTRTKIGKNKFKANEAEIVILVGSENGSTVGFANKIHQQFLANGKKSFMVQMNQYETYPNAEHIVVFTSTYGIGDAPANAKKFEELIAQYPQSQKVKFSVVGFGSRAYSDYCGYAVKVDQWLEKQAWASRLLDLKTINDKSPEEFTNWVIAYKEATDIPLATTPAMYVGKAPKLQDLKVVSSTQITKEDATFKVVFNTNQKFKSGDLLAIYPANDHRERLYSIGKIENKLQLIVKLHELGLGSQFLHNLRADETIKARIVKNKSFHFPKQASKVILIANGTGIAPFLGMIDENKKKVETHLYTGFRLDNSITKGYQQFAKEQIEKNQLTQFNIAYSREENKQYVMDLVRRDAKFFAEILQQNGVIMICGALAMQHDVEKVLEEICQTHLNQSFNHFKSNGQFLTDCY from the coding sequence ATGATCCTATCGATTTGGAGGTATGCCCATTTGGCATTAGCCCTTATATCATCAGCTTTTCTTTTAATCCTTTCCACAACAGGAGTAATTTTAGCGGTTGATGCCATCAATGAGAAATCTCCGGCCTACAAAGTCGAAAATTTTGAAAATATTACACTCGCGCAGGTTCTTCCAACTTTGCGCGAGAATTATTTTGAAATTATCGAAATAAAAGTTGATCACAACGATTTTGTAACGATTGATGCCATGGATGAAGATGGGAATCCTATTCAATCCTACATCGATCCCCATACAGGAAAAAATATTGGTAAAATTGTTCCTAAAAGTAATTTTATCAATTGGACAACTGCCCTTCACCGTTCTTTGTTTCTAAAAGAAACAGGACGTGCCATTGTTGGAGTAGTTTCATTTCTATTATTATTAATTTCTGTTAGTGGATTAATCTTAGTCATTCAACGCCAACAAGGAATTCTAAACTTCTTCACAAAAGTTAATAAAGATTCTTTTGCTCAATATTTTCACGTGGTAACCGGACGTTGGTTATTGATTCCAATTGTCATTATTGGATTAACAGGAACATTCATTTTCTTGGCTCGATTAGAACCTTTAGTTGGGCAACCAAAAGAAATTGAACATCAAGTTAAAGAAAATTTACCTGCAAAAGGTTTAAGCGAAATCGAATTCTTCCAAAACACCAAATTGAGCAGTGTAGAACGAATCGAATTTCCTTTTATTCCTGAGGATGAAGCTGAACCATTTATTGTTCATTTAAGAAAGAAAAGTGTAACAATCAATCAAGTAAATGGTGAAATTATGACTGAATCATTTCATCCGTATTCAGCTGTCGTGGAAAAATTCAATATCGATTTACACACAGGTCGTACCAATGTCATTTGGGCTGCAATTTTAGGAATCGCATCATTAAATATTGTCTTCTTTATTTGGTCTGGTTTTGTGATTACATTTAAACGTACACGAACAAAAATCGGTAAGAATAAATTCAAAGCCAATGAAGCAGAGATTGTGATTTTAGTTGGTTCTGAAAATGGTTCGACAGTTGGTTTTGCGAATAAAATTCATCAACAATTTTTAGCCAACGGTAAGAAATCATTTATGGTTCAGATGAATCAATATGAAACGTATCCTAATGCTGAACATATCGTGGTTTTTACTTCCACTTATGGAATTGGAGATGCGCCCGCTAATGCCAAGAAATTTGAAGAATTAATCGCTCAATATCCGCAATCACAAAAGGTTAAATTCTCAGTCGTTGGATTTGGTTCAAGAGCTTACTCCGATTATTGTGGTTACGCGGTGAAAGTGGATCAATGGTTGGAAAAACAAGCTTGGGCATCACGTTTATTGGATTTAAAAACCATCAACGATAAATCTCCTGAAGAATTTACAAATTGGGTCATTGCCTACAAAGAGGCTACGGATATTCCGTTAGCCACAACGCCAGCCATGTATGTGGGGAAAGCACCTAAATTACAAGATTTAAAAGTCGTTTCATCTACTCAAATAACCAAAGAAGATGCTACTTTTAAAGTTGTTTTTAACACCAATCAAAAATTTAAATCTGGAGATTTATTGGCCATTTACCCAGCGAATGATCATCGCGAACGTTTGTATTCGATTGGTAAAATCGAGAACAAATTGCAGTTGATTGTAAAGCTACACGAATTGGGATTAGGTTCCCAATTTTTACACAATTTAAGAGCCGATGAAACAATAAAAGCGCGAATTGTTAAAAACAAATCCTTTCATTTTCCTAAACAGGCTTCTAAAGTTATTTTAATTGCAAATGGAACAGGAATCGCACCATTTTTAGGAATGATAGATGAAAACAAAAAGAAGGTGGAAACGCATTTATATACGGGATTCCGATTGGATAATTCCATTACAAAAGGGTATCAACAATTTGCGAAAGAACAAATAGAAAAGAATCAATTAACGCAGTTTAATATTGCTTATTCTCGCGAAGAAAATAAACAATATGTGATGGATTTGGTTCGACGAGATGCGAAATTCTTTGCAGAAATATTACAACAAAATGGTGTCATCATGATTTGTGGTGCCTTAGCGATGCAACACGATGTCGAAAAAGTATTGGAAGAAATTTGTCAAACCCATCTCAACCAATCATTCAATCATTTTAAATCAAATGGACAATTTTTAACGGATTGTTATTAA
- a CDS encoding FAD:protein FMN transferase: MKSSFFKYIFIFILFVSLIPANAQTVGIRDTVLMGSRFKITLVDIDSISVEKNINKAIDKMIRIEHLISDWKPTSQVSQINQNAGIQPVKVDQEVIDLTKRALYFSRLTGGAFDISFAAMDCIWKFDGSMEEIPTLSAIQKAIEKIGYQHIIINEEASTIFLEKQGMKIGFGSTGKGYAADKARELMLQLGINAGIIDASGDMTTWGTQPNGKPWKIGITNPIHRYKYADILSLKNAAVTTSGDYEKFVVIDGKRYSHIINPKTGMPSTGLTGVTVIGPNAEMCNGFSTSIMVLGKEKGLAFINQQKEYAALLITDNGKIIRSKNYKKIKKKLK, from the coding sequence ATGAAATCCTCATTTTTTAAATACATATTCATTTTTATACTATTTGTATCACTAATTCCAGCAAATGCACAAACAGTCGGAATTAGGGATACTGTTTTAATGGGAAGCCGTTTCAAAATTACTTTAGTAGATATCGATTCGATTTCGGTTGAAAAAAATATCAATAAAGCCATTGATAAAATGATTAGAATTGAACATTTGATTTCGGATTGGAAACCCACTTCACAAGTTTCTCAAATCAACCAAAATGCAGGAATCCAACCGGTGAAAGTCGATCAAGAAGTCATCGACTTAACGAAACGAGCATTATACTTCTCAAGATTAACAGGGGGAGCATTTGATATCAGTTTTGCGGCGATGGATTGCATCTGGAAATTCGATGGTTCCATGGAAGAAATTCCGACCTTATCAGCAATTCAAAAAGCCATCGAAAAAATCGGTTATCAACATATTATTATCAACGAAGAAGCTTCCACTATTTTCTTAGAAAAACAAGGAATGAAAATTGGTTTTGGATCAACTGGAAAAGGATATGCCGCAGATAAAGCCCGTGAATTAATGCTTCAATTGGGAATAAATGCTGGAATTATCGATGCCTCTGGCGATATGACAACTTGGGGAACTCAACCAAATGGAAAGCCATGGAAAATTGGAATTACGAATCCAATTCATCGGTATAAATATGCTGATATTCTTTCCTTAAAAAATGCTGCCGTAACCACTTCCGGAGACTATGAAAAATTCGTGGTAATTGATGGTAAACGCTATTCCCACATCATCAATCCCAAAACAGGTATGCCTTCTACTGGTTTAACCGGTGTAACCGTGATTGGGCCTAATGCCGAAATGTGCAATGGTTTCTCTACGTCTATCATGGTTTTAGGGAAAGAAAAAGGATTAGCTTTCATCAATCAACAAAAAGAGTATGCCGCTTTATTGATTACCGATAACGGAAAAATCATTCGTTCGAAGAATTACAAAAAAATTAAAAAGAAACTCAAATAA